The segment ACATTGAGAGCaagtgtaaggcttttctcctgtGTGACTCCTTATGTGGAcatcaaggtttcctttttgagtgaaactttttccacactgtttacaGAAAAAtagtctctctccagtgtgagttctcgaATGGACTACAAGGGTTCCTTtttgagcgaaactctttccacactgttggcaggtgtagggcttctctccagtgtgaacacttatgTGGACCTTAAGATGTCGTTTtcgattaaaactctttccacagtgatggcaGGTAAAAACCCTGTTAGATTTTATCTTCTTTTCTCTAATTTTTAAATGATCTTTCTCATTCTGCTCTTTCTCTTCCATATCCTTCAGCTCTTGACTCTCCTCAATCAGGtctagaaaaaacaaaaacaaatgcaaaagcagtttaatggcacaaagaaaCTGACATCAAAACCAAGATAAGGCAGTCAACAAATGTATTGCTTAGTAATGACGTGAAAACATGCACGACAGCATACTGTGCACACAGTTTTGTTGTCGATGTTTTAAATCTGCCTTTGAAGTGTCCCGCTCTGTGCAGCACACAGTGTCATGCCTCTAaaccagtgattctcaactccagtcctcgaggcccactgctctgcacattttgtatgtttctgaatctttCAGTTTAGgtcatggatctttctcctaatgaactgatgacctgaatcaggtgtgttaaacgagggagacatacaaaatgtgcagaggagtgggccccgaggactggagttgagaaccactgctctaaaccACTGctggaacagaaaaaaaaaactatctgtATGGATTTTTGCCAATAAACAATAGTTTTGTCAGTGAACTATTGGTGCTGATTAATCGGTAAAACCAAAACATCGGTCGACTTCTACTTGTAACCCTTACTCAAGGGTTATTCTCTCTTGCACAAGGagagtacttcttaagataaacttagaATCACACTCATAAACCGtgaatatgaactaaaatgtgcttttaattaAAAAGTGCTTAAGTGTCCTAATGAATGAAAGATGGGCTCAAGTGTACTATAAGCGTTaactaaatataaatttttttaaatacagagaaagtatgttaaaagcacattttagtttatATTCATGGTGTCCCAATATAGCACAGCTGTGCTGCAAACAACAATAACAGCTTTAACTGGCAAATGACCATGGTATTAAGCGGGATGATGGACAGCTAACTTTGCATTAAATAATTCTAATGGACTTTGCGTTGGGTCGCCTCCATTAAAATCGTTTAAAGCACAGCTGTGCATTATTCCTTACCGAATGTATGACAATAACGAACAGAAGAAGTGTTTTCTCAGCTGTACTTGAAGATTAGTATTTGTCTGGTCATGTGATCTTAACATGTCTacatgaggctccatgtccaatAAAACCACTTAAATTAGGAAACTCACgtgacattctttaaaaataCAAACTGAATATCGAGACTGACATTTTAATAACAATCaaatgagaatgaaaaccaacctgcaTCTTCTTGTTTCAGACTGAACACTTCTGCAATCCTTATGTCttcaatcttcacgtcttcactctcctctttaaccaACGCCATCTCTATAATAGTGTCACGTGCATCTGAGTTGCTTCACCAGGagctttttttttctgtgtagttCGATACTGTAatgattaaaatgaaaaagaaaagaaaaatagatccAGTCCAGACTAAATCTCTGTGTGCTTCTCAATCAgttcctagttcagtagtcagcacATTGCTAATGGAGTCACTCACAGTAATAGTCAATGGCCTGAAATACTGAACTACTAATTATACACATACAGACAAAGGTacaaaattatctgtaatttagTCATTAGATAAACTTAATTAACATTATTTGCAGTTGGTTTGtaagaattgtttgtttgttcttgttGCATGTACAGTTTTGAGCAGAATGTGCTTATTTGAGTGTTTAATCCGTGAAAGCAACTCTTTAAACTAACAAGCAATTTCAAAAAGCTCCCTTTTCTAACGACAAAAACAAATCCACAGACatcaaaactattaaaaaataatttggaaATGTTCACATCTCATGCCAgaagaaaaatataaatgtatcgTTTTCACAAAACGTGCAACTGTAATTTATATTCAGATAAAAACGCTCTCATGTTTCTTTCACAGATTTAGTGAAATAAGATGTAGCTTATCTTTCATTCATTTGCTGATGTGCTTTGCTCTCACAAATAACGTGCATTAACGTCAGattagaacatttaagtataACCGTGAACAACAATTAAACCATTTTACAAAGTTAGCGTTGACTTAAAAAATGTGAATGGTTAAACCTTTCTTCAGCAGAATCACAACAGATGCACGAGCAcggcgcagccttatgacgtcacatcaccacgccaaaataaaagtccttttCAAAACAGATGTTACAGTTTTATTTACTGCCTTTTAGACAGATTCTTAAATACTAGTTGCTAATCTTTCATTAGCAGGTATTTTCAGTGCACAACTAGACAACATACCTTTAAACGTGTTTTAATAAAGAAATTAAACTCTGAATACATGCTCTTTTTTGTTTGAGTGGTTTACTTTTGTTGCATATAAATTTTCCagcacttctgacttttgtgttgaacaggacttttattttggcgtattggtgtgacgtcataaggctgcgctgCGCTCCTGTTGTGatgctgaagaaaggtttgtgtttgAGCTTTAAAAGTTTTGTAGTCAATGCTAACGATGTACAATACCTTAATTATTGTTTAATGCTAGATTCTAATGctttattaaatgttaatgtgcactttaaaaaaaaaagagagtgaGAATCCTGTGAAAGAAACATTACAGTGTTTTCATCTGAAAATAGATCACAGTTGCTCTTTCTCTGAAACAGAATTGTAaattttttaatgtgtgtgtaCTTGTATATTCTGGCATGAGATCTGAACAGCATatctattttttattagttttgatctgatttttttatttttatgggtTTGCTTTTGTTATTAGGACACTTCTATATCCATTAGTATCCAAAAGAAGTGTCTCAGTGCCCTGTTTTGCACATTTTCAAACAGCCCTAGCAAATGATACAAAAACCCAGCAaccttttttttgtgaaaaataaatatataatgtatatataatattaattaatgcaTTAGTTCATTTAAGGCCATTAGACTGACTTCATTAGCAGTgtgctgactactgaactagggaaCTGATTGTAATGCACCCATTTCTATCGGTtcattttttctcattttaatcATTACACTAAACAGAAAAATCTCCTGGTAAAGCCACTCAGATCCATGTGACACTATAGAGATGGCGTtagttaaagaggagagtgaggaCACAAGGATTGACGACATAAGGATTGCAGAAGTGTTCAGTCTGAAACAAGAAGATACAGAGGAACAAAccggttggttttcattctcatttgattgttattaaaatgtctatattcagtctgtatttttgaagaatgtgggttttattaaagaggaatgtctgaaaaacaaataatggtaaaactagagatgtatctcatTTCTTTCTGTTAAGACAAATGCATTGAATATACCATatagtgccataaatattctttttccaaagtttggtgcctataactcaagaattATTAAAGATATTGCAGTATGGTTTTAGtttctagttgttaataaacttttcttttggaatcttaattttcaaggcccgccatcattcagtcccagagatacggggatctcaatgaggctccgtgtccagattgttgaatgttacccattttcagtggttgaaaaccaaatgttggtcactttgtatacagctgatgcttattttatttaaagaacaatgtccgtataagaaataatgttgcaattagAATTGTATGTTGTTGAACATACCTGCTTGAGTCTCATAAATTTATGCGTTtgcaactcaagaagtattaatataattttagattctggttcttaaGAAACTTAGCTTCTGGGAACTTGATAGTGTTTGATCTCAGAGATATTGAGATCTAACCGCAGCTCCAAATTTAGTATCCTACCTATTTTCAAtggtcaaaaaataaatatagttttgtgtttatttattcattactgATTACACTGAAAGAATGCAAATAATAGTTATCCAGGGATTAAGACTGTACAGTGTGACACACCAGATTATGAATGACCAGGGTTCATTGTTCACTCTTGAGGTAAATTGTGAATGATGTGAAATGTAAAATAAGATTTTCCATGATTCCATGGTTCAGAATTACCCAGTGTTAATTTTTTCAAGTGTGAGAGACCTTAAATGTTTGAGGTATGACTATGAGATGGCTATGcttattttataacaataaaaaagtaaaatcaatTCTAATAAGTAATCCTTTGTTTATTAATAtgaatgcaattttttttgtaCAGTGTACTCTGATGTGTGGAATTCATGCTGTTTCCACGAAAAGAGTGTGCATGTAAGTAACatttaacacattatttttccaactgtgggatttaagaatcttttttaaaatatgctgattttatgTTCTGACATAGCATCACATGAAATACTTAGGTAAAGTACATTGTATTTGACATTTAAGGCAAATATGATGACGTAAGATAAATGATTCTCTTAAACAGAGTTTGTAGCAAGATGTTCCTGTTCTCTTTGTAAGTCAAATGAGCCAGATGACTGAGATGTTCACCTTTTGTTTGTAATGGCTCTTGGTGCCTCTCCCCAGTCTTTGAGCAGTTATGATGATTGGATTAGGATTTGTGAATTGGGGCAGGTTGCTACACCTGAACACTTCATTTGCATGATTTGTGTCCCATTCCAGAAAATCATCGCTATCAGCCAACCTAAGATAGCCATAATGTAggttatgtaaaaaataaaagtttttgaaagGGGCCTGAACTCAGCTTTCATACCTAAAAAAGGTAaaatttcaccatgtgttgggttttcctacATCGCATCACATAATTGCCGTCTCTGGCAAACTATGACACATCTCCAGCTGATACAAACTGTCAAACACGGTGCATCCCTCTGCTTTCAAGTTTATTCCACATACCATCAAATGTTTCATTAGGTTTGATGCGTTTTCCCCTTCACACGCAACTGCTGTAAAACATTTGCTGCTCGTCGCAGTGTCTGAATCATTTCTCGTGAAatatagccacactttagaaTGTTTCGTTTTTGGCATTTTAAGTTAAGCGTGTTTAATGTAGCTAGCTAAGCTAACAGCAAAACCACCTGCTGCAGTCAGAGCAAGTGTAACTATAGTTGCTACATTCACACGCTTATTGGATGGTTTCATTTCCTGGTGATTTGTGCTTTTAGTTAGAAATGTGAAACTGGATAGTAACTACAAAGATGTCTTGGATTTGTATCATCAAAGCTTTCAGACATTCATGTGAGTTTTCTCATTCAGGAAATATTTTTTCCGATCATTCTGATAccccatgaatgcagtatttatATTTAACTAGCGATCATGCATGTTGATGAATTAATGCTTCTACATTCGTATCATAGCAccagaaaacaaatatttcaatCGACAGTTCAGGCACTTAAGTGGCATCGAAATGGGGCACCGAAATTCGCTTTCTGTTTCGGTCAGGTACATACCGGTCACATGGGTTTCGGTacccaaccctaattaaaaccaGTACAAATCCTATTACACCCAGTAAAAACACTTtaaattctgtgatggtttctattgttttttgttgttgttgttgttgttgttgttgttgtttttttttccagcagggctgGAAAGGATGTTGCCCACAGTCTGCCTAAGAACGTAAACAGTTTAGAaacatgctgcatttatttgcacacatttgTTTTCCCacgcatctttttttttttggtttaggaGGTTATCTCAACTacaaattttcctttgattatatccttgttttcattagcAAGTTGGACAAGAAGCtgttcttgcatccagtttggttttcttttacgtttgcATGTATTATTATCAGCCATGATTTTTCTACTCTGTTTATTAAAAGGTTGTTTATATGTATGTCCTCTAATTGTAAGACGCTGACAATTAtctgaacatatacttgtttaattagtgaaacttaacctgcattttaaaatctttatttgaatatggctaccttttttttcacttttatttgaatatgacAATACAATGTTTCTATGAATGTATCTCTGACAGaaacccctcccctatcagccaatcactgtgcgcatagttaataagcatgctgacatcattcatagtaacgaggtcaaccccgatacttactcttagcttaagatttctctctattccttagtaaatgTTTGTCTCAGTAGCTTTGTAAATAGggtttaagagaaaactcttagctaaaaactttcactgctgtttaggagaactcttagttctaagataaaatgttttgtgaatacgggcccagatgtATTAAACTCAAACAAAACCaattttcaaattttttaaatttctaaatTTTAAATTGCGCATAAtgtagctttaaaaaaaatatctctTTGACATTTGTTCATACAATATGCGTAAATTAACATAATTAACTTTTAGTgagctatttttactatttgtctAATTAGCTGGACATTTAATGACTTCTCTgaagtaaatgttaaaatgttaaagtaAAACTAATAggactttcctgcagagttcagctccaaccctgatcaaacacacctgaaccaaataattaggatctgaaggagcacttgataattacagacaggtgtgtttgatcagggttggaactaaactctgcaggaagctggatctccaggaacagggttgagcacccctggATTAGACAGACATGACAGATTAGTGCTTTCAAGACTTCAGC is part of the Garra rufa chromosome 1, GarRuf1.0, whole genome shotgun sequence genome and harbors:
- the LOC141340812 gene encoding uncharacterized protein — encoded protein: MALVKEESEDVKIEDIRIAEVFSLKQEDADLIEESQELKDMEEKEQNEKDHLKIREKKIKSNRVFTCHHCGKSFNRKRHLKVHISVHTGEKPYTCQQCGKSFAQKGTLVVHSRTHTGERLFFCKQCGKSFTQKGNLDVHIRSHTGEKPYTCSQCGQSFTQKNNLNCHMSIHSGENLFTCQQCGKNFIQKLNLKVHMRIHTGETHFICNQCGKGFTQKGNLEVHMRIHTGEKPFICSQCGQILHIKATLNAI